From Paenarthrobacter sp. A20:
CGCAGTCATCGCGGAGGAGGTTGGCTACAGCAATGCCTTCACGTTCAGTGCTGCGTTTTCGCGGGAATACGGCGTCAGTCCGAGCGGATACCGGCGGTCTTCACGGGCGGCAAGCAGCCGAACCGAAGACGCCAGTAAATCATCTGCCGGGGACCGGCGCCGGTGAGCGTCGCGAAATGTAGCATCTGAGGGAGACGGCCAACAACCGTGCACTTCGGAGAAAGCGGAACACCATGTCACCCAGTCCCGATGGAATCGCCACTACCGTCAGTAAGACGTTCAGCCGCACCACCCAGGTGTCCACCACCGTCAACGCCAGCCCAGCCACCGTGTGGAAGTTGCTGACCACGGCGTTTGATTATCCGCGGTGGAACTCCACGATTGTTTCGGTGGAGGGCGAGATCAAGCCCGGATCCACCATTCAGTTGGTCTCCACACTGGATCCCAACCGTACGTTCAAGCTCAAGGTCAAAGAGTTCGAACCGTCCAGTCGGCTGGCCTGGGGTGACGCGATGGGAACCCGCGTCTACACGCTCACGGAAACCAATGGCGGGGGGACCCTGTTCGAGATGAACGAACGCATCGGCGGGCCGATTTTCCCGCTGTTCGCCAATAAGATCCCGTCGTTCGACGCCAGCTTTGAACAGTTTGCCGCCGACCTGAAAGTTGCCGCCGAGAACACCGCCTGACTTTTAGCTGCTTTGCCGGTTGAGGAACTCCTCGTGCTGGCGGTGGGCTTCGGTCACTTGCTCGCGGATCTTGTCCACGTCTTTGGCCTTGTTCCGGTACTTCAACGGCATCTGGACGATCTGCGCTTCTTCGGCCGTTAGCGCGCGGTAAATGCGTTCGCGCTCGTTGGCGTCGGCGGTGTAGTCGAGGTCGAGGTAGTCGACGGCGTGACGGCGGGCGTTGTTGATGGCGGTCTGGGCCTTGCCGGCCGGGCTGATCAGTGAGAGCACCACGGTGACGACCAGGACGCCGATGATCACACTCAGCGAGAGGCCGGTGGTGATCTCGATGACGTTCACGTGCTCGCCGTCGTTGATGAACGGCAGGTTGTTCTCGTGCAGGGCGTGCAGGATCAGCTTGACGCCGATGAACGCGAGGATCGCTGCCAGGCCGTAGGAGAGGTAGATGAGGCGGTCCAGCAGGCCGTCGATCAGGAAGTAGAGCTGGCGCAAGCCCATCAGCGAGAACGCCGTGGCGGTGAAGACGATGAAGACGTTCTGGGTGAGGCCGAAGATCGCCGGGATCGAGTCGAGCGCGAAGAGGATGTCCGTGCCGCCGATAGCCACCATGACCAGCAGCATGGGAGTCAGGGCACGCTTGCCGTTGACCATGGTGAAGAGCTTGTCGCCGTCGTACTTATCCGTGGTGTGGAAGAGCTTCTTGGCGAGCCGGATGATGAAGTTGTTCGCCTGGCCGTCCCCGTGGTCGCCGGGCTTGAGCAGGTTGCCTGCTGTTAGCAGCAGGATGAGGCCGAAGATGTAGAACACCCACGCGAACGAGTTGATCAGCGCGGCGCCCAGGAAAATGAAGCCGGTGCGGGCGATCAGTGAGAACACGATGCCGAAGAGCAGGACCTTCTGCTGATCCTCACGCGGCACCCGGAAGCTCGCCATGATGATCAGGAACACGAACAGGTTGTCGACCGAGAGGGCCTTCTCCGTGATGTAACCGGCGAAGTACTCGGACCCCATCTGCCCGCCGCCGAATATCAGGACCAATACTCCGAACAGCACAGCCAGGCCCACGTAGATGGAGGACCAGATGGCCGCTTCCTTGAGTGAGGGGACGTGGGCCTTCCGGATGTGGAAGAAGTAGTCGAAGGCCAAGAGCGCCAGAATGACGACGATGGTGATGCCCCAGATGAGGGGAGAGACAGTCATATGATCCTGCTTTCGTGAGGCGCGCGAGTGGTGTTGCTCACCGAGGGTCAAACTCTTTGTCTAAATTTACCGGGAGTGGTGGGGCGGGTGGTAACCGAATGGCAGGATCTTTATTCAAGGGGCTAACCCCGGAGCGTCCACT
This genomic window contains:
- a CDS encoding SRPBCC domain-containing protein; this translates as MSPSPDGIATTVSKTFSRTTQVSTTVNASPATVWKLLTTAFDYPRWNSTIVSVEGEIKPGSTIQLVSTLDPNRTFKLKVKEFEPSSRLAWGDAMGTRVYTLTETNGGGTLFEMNERIGGPIFPLFANKIPSFDASFEQFAADLKVAAENTA
- a CDS encoding TerC family protein, translating into MTVSPLIWGITIVVILALLAFDYFFHIRKAHVPSLKEAAIWSSIYVGLAVLFGVLVLIFGGGQMGSEYFAGYITEKALSVDNLFVFLIIMASFRVPREDQQKVLLFGIVFSLIARTGFIFLGAALINSFAWVFYIFGLILLLTAGNLLKPGDHGDGQANNFIIRLAKKLFHTTDKYDGDKLFTMVNGKRALTPMLLVMVAIGGTDILFALDSIPAIFGLTQNVFIVFTATAFSLMGLRQLYFLIDGLLDRLIYLSYGLAAILAFIGVKLILHALHENNLPFINDGEHVNVIEITTGLSLSVIIGVLVVTVVLSLISPAGKAQTAINNARRHAVDYLDLDYTADANERERIYRALTAEEAQIVQMPLKYRNKAKDVDKIREQVTEAHRQHEEFLNRQSS